From the Bombus pascuorum chromosome 7, iyBomPasc1.1, whole genome shotgun sequence genome, one window contains:
- the LOC132908759 gene encoding structural maintenance of chromosomes protein 3 isoform X1 → MNILRDYTVRLIPLVNVIIQGFKSYREQTVVEPFDPRHNVVVGRNGSGKSNFFYAIQFVLSDEFSHLRPEQRQALLHEGTGPRVISAHVEIIFDNSDGRLPIDKEEVYLRRVIGSKKDQYFLNKRIVTRNDVMNLLESAGFSRSNPYYIVKQGKINQMATAPDSQRLKLLREVAGTRVYDDRREESKFILKETEGKLEKIQDFLRTIEERLKTLEEEKEELKEYQCWDKQRRCLEYTIHERELKENKRKLEDLEKSRANSGAEQARLCAEAKTAQEMVRAATKRLKEAKKEVQTAKEERDTLSAEQQQLLKEKTKLTLTINDLLEEVKGDNDSRKRAQQELEKLKVNIAAREAELEELKPEYEEMKRVEEECTRELQLKEQKRKELYAKQGRGSQFTSRDERDKWIQNELKQLTKQIKDKEEHERKISEDLKRDAEKQITLEKKIEEHTREMEQQRTSIDEHNKQYYELTKAKDQCQATRKEQYRQESVLQLNLSGLKEDLAKADQSLRSMAGKPILNGRDSVRKVLDTFRTRKDMAHEVSSYYGPVIENFSCDKSVYMAVEVTAGNRLFHHIVETDKFGTKILKEMNNQRLPGEVTFMPLNRLHVKDIDYPETGDAIPMISQLNYDQKYDKAMRYIFGKTLICRNLEAATNLARTSGLDCVTLEGDQVSSKGSLTGGYFNTLRSRLEIQKTRSELIAQISSLESQFSTLKEEIRKADQNISSYVSEMQRTETKNSKAKDVYDKMKAEIRLMKEELSAIERYRTPKERSLAQCTSSLEAMRATKEGLESELHQELMAQLSVADQRQVDTLNDDIRRLTKDNKEAFAKRMRLEAEKNKLENLLTNNLVRRKDELVQALQEISVEDRQRQLESSKAQLGDIEKRLVKVNADFKAQNERVTNAIKKQKAESAEVEKWKAREKEAQEKIEADAKDLEKLASKLNILQQKIVECTQKITELGALPSQEVYSKFSTLTTKQLFKEMEKANNHLKKYSHVNKKALDQFMSFSDQKEKLVKRKEELDRGDEKIKELMSVLEQRKCEAIQFTFKQVSKYFSEVFKKLVPSGHAQLVMKTADGDEGDDTTTEAADSDRFIGVGIRVSFTGHRAEMREMNQLSGGQKSLVALALIFAIQKCDPAPFYLFDEIDQALDAQHRKAVADMIHELSSDAQFITTTFRPELLQHANKFYGVKFRNKVSHVVCVTREEAADFVEDDTTHG, encoded by the exons ATGCAATCCAATTTGTTTTGAGTGATGAATTTTCTCATCTCAGACCTGAACAGAGACAAGCTTTATTGCACGAGGGCACAGGACCAAGAGTTATTTCTGCgcatgttgaaataatatttgataattctGATGGGAGATTACCG ATTGATAAAGAAGAAGTATATTTGAGAAGAGTAATTGGCTCAAAGAAGGATCagtattttcttaataaaaggATAGTAACAAGGAATGATGTGATGAATTTGTTAGAATCGGCAGGATTTTCAAGATCAAAtccatattatattgtaaagcAAGGAAAG ATCAATCAAATGGCAACAGCACCTGACTCTCAAAGACTTAAATTATTAAGGGAAGTAGCTGGTACTAGAGTATATGATGACAGGAGAGAagaatcaaaatttattttaaaagaaaccgAAGGGAAACTAGAAAAAATTCAAGATTTTTTAAGAACTAtag AGGAACGTTTAAAAACgttagaagaagaaaaagaggaactTAAAGAATATCAATGTTGGGATAAACAGCGTCGATGTTTAGAATATACAATTCACGAACGAGAGCTcaaagagaataaaagaaagttagAAGATCTGGAAAAGTCTAGAGCTAATAGCGGGGCTGAACAAGCCAGATTATGTGCAGAAGCAAAAACTGCACAGGAAATGGTGAGAGCAGCAACAAAGCGCCTTAAGGAAGCAAAGAAAGAAGTGCAAACTGCAAAAGAAGAACGGGATACACTAAG TGCTGAACAAcaacaattattaaaagagaaaactaAGTTAACATTAACTATTAATGATTTATTGGAAGAAGTAAAAGGAGATAATGATAGTCGAAAACGTGCTCAacaagaattagaaaaattaaaagtaaacatTGCGGCAAGAGAAGCAGAATTAGAAGAACTAAAACCGGAA TATGAAGAAATGAAACGTGTTGAAGAGGAATGTACGCGtgaattacaattaaaagagCAAAAACGGAAAGAATTATATGCCAAGCAGGGTCGTGGTAGTCAATTTACTAGCAGG GATGAAAGAGATAAATGGATACAAAATGAGCTTAAACAACTTACCAAACAAATTAAAGATAAGGAAGAacatgaaagaaaaatcagcGAGGACTTAAAACGAGATGCAGAAAAACAAATtactttagaaaaaaaaatcgaagaacACACACGCGAAATGGAACAGCAACGAACTTCGATAGACGAgcacaataaacaatattaCGAACTTACCAAAGCAAAGGATCAGTGTCAAGCTACTCGAAAAGAACA ATATCGACAAGAGAGTGTATTACAACTCAATTTATCTGGACTAAAAGAAGATTTGGCCAAGGCAGATCAAAGCTTACGATCTATGGCGGGAAAACCTATTTTAAATGGTCGAGATAGCGTGCGGAAAGTGTTGGATACATTTCG AACTCGTAAAGATATGGCCCATGAGGTAAGTAGTTATTATGGGCCTgtgattgaaaattttagttgCGACAAGAGTGTTTATATGGCTGTAGAAGTGACTGCaggaaatcgtttatttcatCATATTGTCGAAACTGACAAATTtggaacaaaaattttaaaagaaatgaataatCAGCGTCTTCCGGGGGAAGTAACATTTATGCCTTTAAATCGACTCCATGTAAAAGATATAGATTATCCAGAAACCGGTGATGCCATACCTATGATATCACAGTTAAACTATGATCAGAAGTATGATAAAGCTATGAg gtatatatttggaaaaacATTAATCTGTCGTAATTTAGAGGCCGCTACAAATTTGGCTCGTACCTCGGGTTTGGATTGTGTGACTCTTGAAGGTGATCAAGTATCGTCAAAAGGATCTTTAACGGGCGGATACTTTAATACACTAAGATCCCGGTTAGAAATACAGAAAACTAGATCGGAGTTAATAGCTCAAATTTCATCTCTCGAATCTCAGTTTTCTACTCTTAAAGAAgaaatcagaaaagcagaccaAAATATCAGTTCTTATGTTAGTGAAATGCAAAGGACTGAAACTAAAAATAGTAAAGCTAA agACGTATACGATAAAATGAAAGCAGAAATACGACTTATGAAGGAAGAATTAAGTGCAATAGAAAGATACCGCACACCGAAAGAAAGGAGTCTAGCGCAGTGTACATCGAGTTTAGAAGCAATGCGTGCAACGAAAGAAGGCTTGGAAAGTGAATTACATCAAGAACTCATGGCACAATTGTCTGTTGCTGATCAACGTCAAGTCGATACATTAAATGATGACATAAGGCGGTTAACAAAAGATAACAAAGAAGCATTCGCTAAGCGAATGCGATTAGAAgctgagaaaaataaattggaaaatctgTTAACCAATAATTTGGTTAGAAGAAAAGACGAATTGGTTCAGGCATTACAAGAGATATCAGTAGAGGATCGACAACGTCAATTAGAATCATCAAAAGCACAACTAGGGGATATTGAAAAAAGATTAGTGAAAGTAAATGCAGATTTTAAAGCTCAGAATGAAAGAGTAACTAATGCTATAAAGaag CAAAAAGCGGAATCTGCAGAGGTCGAAAAGTGGAAAGCCAGGGAGAAAGAAGCACAGGAAAAGATAGAAGCAGATGCTAAGGATCTAGAGAAACTAGCCAGTAAATTGAACATTTTACAACAGAAAATAGTAGAATGTACACAAAAAATTACCGAACTTGGTGCATTACCTAGTCAAGAAGTATATTCCAAATTTAGTACTCTGACTACTAAACAGTTATTTAAGGAAATGGAAAAAGCAAATAATCATTTAAAGAAATACAG tcatgtaaataaaaaagcgTTAGATCAGTTCATGTCGTTTAGTGATCAGAAAGAGAAAttggtaaaaagaaaagaagaattagATAGAGgtgatgaaaaaattaaagagcTAATGTCAGTACTTGAACAACGTAAATGCGAAGCAATTCAATTTACATTCAAACAA gtaagtaaatactttagcGAAGTGTTCAAAAAGCTTGTACCATCAGGTCATGCTCAGTTAGTTATGAAAACAGCAGATGGTGACGAAGGAGACGATACGACAACAGAAGCAGCTGATTCTGATAGATTTATCGGTGTTG GCATACGAGTATCTTTCACTGGTCATAGAGCCGAAATGAGAGAAATGAATCAATTGTCTGGAGGTCAAAAATCACTTGTAGCATTAGCATTGATATTTGCTATCCAAAAATGTGACCCAGCGCCATTTTACTTATTTGATGAAATTGATCAAGCACTAGATGCGCAACACAGAAAAGCTGTAGCGGATATGATCCATGAACTTAGTTCCGATGCACAATTTATCACAACAACCTTTAG aCCAGAATTGCTGCAACACGCGAACAAATTTTATGGTGTCAAATTcagaaataaagtttctcACGTTGTATGTGTAACACGAGAAGAAGCAGCAGATTTTGTAGAAGACGATACAACCCACggttaa
- the LOC132908759 gene encoding structural maintenance of chromosomes protein 3 isoform X2, with amino-acid sequence MYIKQVIIQGFKSYREQTVVEPFDPRHNVVVGRNGSGKSNFFYAIQFVLSDEFSHLRPEQRQALLHEGTGPRVISAHVEIIFDNSDGRLPIDKEEVYLRRVIGSKKDQYFLNKRIVTRNDVMNLLESAGFSRSNPYYIVKQGKINQMATAPDSQRLKLLREVAGTRVYDDRREESKFILKETEGKLEKIQDFLRTIEERLKTLEEEKEELKEYQCWDKQRRCLEYTIHERELKENKRKLEDLEKSRANSGAEQARLCAEAKTAQEMVRAATKRLKEAKKEVQTAKEERDTLSAEQQQLLKEKTKLTLTINDLLEEVKGDNDSRKRAQQELEKLKVNIAAREAELEELKPEYEEMKRVEEECTRELQLKEQKRKELYAKQGRGSQFTSRDERDKWIQNELKQLTKQIKDKEEHERKISEDLKRDAEKQITLEKKIEEHTREMEQQRTSIDEHNKQYYELTKAKDQCQATRKEQYRQESVLQLNLSGLKEDLAKADQSLRSMAGKPILNGRDSVRKVLDTFRTRKDMAHEVSSYYGPVIENFSCDKSVYMAVEVTAGNRLFHHIVETDKFGTKILKEMNNQRLPGEVTFMPLNRLHVKDIDYPETGDAIPMISQLNYDQKYDKAMRYIFGKTLICRNLEAATNLARTSGLDCVTLEGDQVSSKGSLTGGYFNTLRSRLEIQKTRSELIAQISSLESQFSTLKEEIRKADQNISSYVSEMQRTETKNSKAKDVYDKMKAEIRLMKEELSAIERYRTPKERSLAQCTSSLEAMRATKEGLESELHQELMAQLSVADQRQVDTLNDDIRRLTKDNKEAFAKRMRLEAEKNKLENLLTNNLVRRKDELVQALQEISVEDRQRQLESSKAQLGDIEKRLVKVNADFKAQNERVTNAIKKQKAESAEVEKWKAREKEAQEKIEADAKDLEKLASKLNILQQKIVECTQKITELGALPSQEVYSKFSTLTTKQLFKEMEKANNHLKKYSHVNKKALDQFMSFSDQKEKLVKRKEELDRGDEKIKELMSVLEQRKCEAIQFTFKQVSKYFSEVFKKLVPSGHAQLVMKTADGDEGDDTTTEAADSDRFIGVGIRVSFTGHRAEMREMNQLSGGQKSLVALALIFAIQKCDPAPFYLFDEIDQALDAQHRKAVADMIHELSSDAQFITTTFRPELLQHANKFYGVKFRNKVSHVVCVTREEAADFVEDDTTHG; translated from the exons ATGCAATCCAATTTGTTTTGAGTGATGAATTTTCTCATCTCAGACCTGAACAGAGACAAGCTTTATTGCACGAGGGCACAGGACCAAGAGTTATTTCTGCgcatgttgaaataatatttgataattctGATGGGAGATTACCG ATTGATAAAGAAGAAGTATATTTGAGAAGAGTAATTGGCTCAAAGAAGGATCagtattttcttaataaaaggATAGTAACAAGGAATGATGTGATGAATTTGTTAGAATCGGCAGGATTTTCAAGATCAAAtccatattatattgtaaagcAAGGAAAG ATCAATCAAATGGCAACAGCACCTGACTCTCAAAGACTTAAATTATTAAGGGAAGTAGCTGGTACTAGAGTATATGATGACAGGAGAGAagaatcaaaatttattttaaaagaaaccgAAGGGAAACTAGAAAAAATTCAAGATTTTTTAAGAACTAtag AGGAACGTTTAAAAACgttagaagaagaaaaagaggaactTAAAGAATATCAATGTTGGGATAAACAGCGTCGATGTTTAGAATATACAATTCACGAACGAGAGCTcaaagagaataaaagaaagttagAAGATCTGGAAAAGTCTAGAGCTAATAGCGGGGCTGAACAAGCCAGATTATGTGCAGAAGCAAAAACTGCACAGGAAATGGTGAGAGCAGCAACAAAGCGCCTTAAGGAAGCAAAGAAAGAAGTGCAAACTGCAAAAGAAGAACGGGATACACTAAG TGCTGAACAAcaacaattattaaaagagaaaactaAGTTAACATTAACTATTAATGATTTATTGGAAGAAGTAAAAGGAGATAATGATAGTCGAAAACGTGCTCAacaagaattagaaaaattaaaagtaaacatTGCGGCAAGAGAAGCAGAATTAGAAGAACTAAAACCGGAA TATGAAGAAATGAAACGTGTTGAAGAGGAATGTACGCGtgaattacaattaaaagagCAAAAACGGAAAGAATTATATGCCAAGCAGGGTCGTGGTAGTCAATTTACTAGCAGG GATGAAAGAGATAAATGGATACAAAATGAGCTTAAACAACTTACCAAACAAATTAAAGATAAGGAAGAacatgaaagaaaaatcagcGAGGACTTAAAACGAGATGCAGAAAAACAAATtactttagaaaaaaaaatcgaagaacACACACGCGAAATGGAACAGCAACGAACTTCGATAGACGAgcacaataaacaatattaCGAACTTACCAAAGCAAAGGATCAGTGTCAAGCTACTCGAAAAGAACA ATATCGACAAGAGAGTGTATTACAACTCAATTTATCTGGACTAAAAGAAGATTTGGCCAAGGCAGATCAAAGCTTACGATCTATGGCGGGAAAACCTATTTTAAATGGTCGAGATAGCGTGCGGAAAGTGTTGGATACATTTCG AACTCGTAAAGATATGGCCCATGAGGTAAGTAGTTATTATGGGCCTgtgattgaaaattttagttgCGACAAGAGTGTTTATATGGCTGTAGAAGTGACTGCaggaaatcgtttatttcatCATATTGTCGAAACTGACAAATTtggaacaaaaattttaaaagaaatgaataatCAGCGTCTTCCGGGGGAAGTAACATTTATGCCTTTAAATCGACTCCATGTAAAAGATATAGATTATCCAGAAACCGGTGATGCCATACCTATGATATCACAGTTAAACTATGATCAGAAGTATGATAAAGCTATGAg gtatatatttggaaaaacATTAATCTGTCGTAATTTAGAGGCCGCTACAAATTTGGCTCGTACCTCGGGTTTGGATTGTGTGACTCTTGAAGGTGATCAAGTATCGTCAAAAGGATCTTTAACGGGCGGATACTTTAATACACTAAGATCCCGGTTAGAAATACAGAAAACTAGATCGGAGTTAATAGCTCAAATTTCATCTCTCGAATCTCAGTTTTCTACTCTTAAAGAAgaaatcagaaaagcagaccaAAATATCAGTTCTTATGTTAGTGAAATGCAAAGGACTGAAACTAAAAATAGTAAAGCTAA agACGTATACGATAAAATGAAAGCAGAAATACGACTTATGAAGGAAGAATTAAGTGCAATAGAAAGATACCGCACACCGAAAGAAAGGAGTCTAGCGCAGTGTACATCGAGTTTAGAAGCAATGCGTGCAACGAAAGAAGGCTTGGAAAGTGAATTACATCAAGAACTCATGGCACAATTGTCTGTTGCTGATCAACGTCAAGTCGATACATTAAATGATGACATAAGGCGGTTAACAAAAGATAACAAAGAAGCATTCGCTAAGCGAATGCGATTAGAAgctgagaaaaataaattggaaaatctgTTAACCAATAATTTGGTTAGAAGAAAAGACGAATTGGTTCAGGCATTACAAGAGATATCAGTAGAGGATCGACAACGTCAATTAGAATCATCAAAAGCACAACTAGGGGATATTGAAAAAAGATTAGTGAAAGTAAATGCAGATTTTAAAGCTCAGAATGAAAGAGTAACTAATGCTATAAAGaag CAAAAAGCGGAATCTGCAGAGGTCGAAAAGTGGAAAGCCAGGGAGAAAGAAGCACAGGAAAAGATAGAAGCAGATGCTAAGGATCTAGAGAAACTAGCCAGTAAATTGAACATTTTACAACAGAAAATAGTAGAATGTACACAAAAAATTACCGAACTTGGTGCATTACCTAGTCAAGAAGTATATTCCAAATTTAGTACTCTGACTACTAAACAGTTATTTAAGGAAATGGAAAAAGCAAATAATCATTTAAAGAAATACAG tcatgtaaataaaaaagcgTTAGATCAGTTCATGTCGTTTAGTGATCAGAAAGAGAAAttggtaaaaagaaaagaagaattagATAGAGgtgatgaaaaaattaaagagcTAATGTCAGTACTTGAACAACGTAAATGCGAAGCAATTCAATTTACATTCAAACAA gtaagtaaatactttagcGAAGTGTTCAAAAAGCTTGTACCATCAGGTCATGCTCAGTTAGTTATGAAAACAGCAGATGGTGACGAAGGAGACGATACGACAACAGAAGCAGCTGATTCTGATAGATTTATCGGTGTTG GCATACGAGTATCTTTCACTGGTCATAGAGCCGAAATGAGAGAAATGAATCAATTGTCTGGAGGTCAAAAATCACTTGTAGCATTAGCATTGATATTTGCTATCCAAAAATGTGACCCAGCGCCATTTTACTTATTTGATGAAATTGATCAAGCACTAGATGCGCAACACAGAAAAGCTGTAGCGGATATGATCCATGAACTTAGTTCCGATGCACAATTTATCACAACAACCTTTAG aCCAGAATTGCTGCAACACGCGAACAAATTTTATGGTGTCAAATTcagaaataaagtttctcACGTTGTATGTGTAACACGAGAAGAAGCAGCAGATTTTGTAGAAGACGATACAACCCACggttaa
- the LOC132908759 gene encoding structural maintenance of chromosomes protein 3 isoform X3, giving the protein MNLLESAGFSRSNPYYIVKQGKINQMATAPDSQRLKLLREVAGTRVYDDRREESKFILKETEGKLEKIQDFLRTIEERLKTLEEEKEELKEYQCWDKQRRCLEYTIHERELKENKRKLEDLEKSRANSGAEQARLCAEAKTAQEMVRAATKRLKEAKKEVQTAKEERDTLSAEQQQLLKEKTKLTLTINDLLEEVKGDNDSRKRAQQELEKLKVNIAAREAELEELKPEYEEMKRVEEECTRELQLKEQKRKELYAKQGRGSQFTSRDERDKWIQNELKQLTKQIKDKEEHERKISEDLKRDAEKQITLEKKIEEHTREMEQQRTSIDEHNKQYYELTKAKDQCQATRKEQYRQESVLQLNLSGLKEDLAKADQSLRSMAGKPILNGRDSVRKVLDTFRTRKDMAHEVSSYYGPVIENFSCDKSVYMAVEVTAGNRLFHHIVETDKFGTKILKEMNNQRLPGEVTFMPLNRLHVKDIDYPETGDAIPMISQLNYDQKYDKAMRYIFGKTLICRNLEAATNLARTSGLDCVTLEGDQVSSKGSLTGGYFNTLRSRLEIQKTRSELIAQISSLESQFSTLKEEIRKADQNISSYVSEMQRTETKNSKAKDVYDKMKAEIRLMKEELSAIERYRTPKERSLAQCTSSLEAMRATKEGLESELHQELMAQLSVADQRQVDTLNDDIRRLTKDNKEAFAKRMRLEAEKNKLENLLTNNLVRRKDELVQALQEISVEDRQRQLESSKAQLGDIEKRLVKVNADFKAQNERVTNAIKKQKAESAEVEKWKAREKEAQEKIEADAKDLEKLASKLNILQQKIVECTQKITELGALPSQEVYSKFSTLTTKQLFKEMEKANNHLKKYSHVNKKALDQFMSFSDQKEKLVKRKEELDRGDEKIKELMSVLEQRKCEAIQFTFKQVSKYFSEVFKKLVPSGHAQLVMKTADGDEGDDTTTEAADSDRFIGVGIRVSFTGHRAEMREMNQLSGGQKSLVALALIFAIQKCDPAPFYLFDEIDQALDAQHRKAVADMIHELSSDAQFITTTFRPELLQHANKFYGVKFRNKVSHVVCVTREEAADFVEDDTTHG; this is encoded by the exons ATGAATTTGTTAGAATCGGCAGGATTTTCAAGATCAAAtccatattatattgtaaagcAAGGAAAG ATCAATCAAATGGCAACAGCACCTGACTCTCAAAGACTTAAATTATTAAGGGAAGTAGCTGGTACTAGAGTATATGATGACAGGAGAGAagaatcaaaatttattttaaaagaaaccgAAGGGAAACTAGAAAAAATTCAAGATTTTTTAAGAACTAtag AGGAACGTTTAAAAACgttagaagaagaaaaagaggaactTAAAGAATATCAATGTTGGGATAAACAGCGTCGATGTTTAGAATATACAATTCACGAACGAGAGCTcaaagagaataaaagaaagttagAAGATCTGGAAAAGTCTAGAGCTAATAGCGGGGCTGAACAAGCCAGATTATGTGCAGAAGCAAAAACTGCACAGGAAATGGTGAGAGCAGCAACAAAGCGCCTTAAGGAAGCAAAGAAAGAAGTGCAAACTGCAAAAGAAGAACGGGATACACTAAG TGCTGAACAAcaacaattattaaaagagaaaactaAGTTAACATTAACTATTAATGATTTATTGGAAGAAGTAAAAGGAGATAATGATAGTCGAAAACGTGCTCAacaagaattagaaaaattaaaagtaaacatTGCGGCAAGAGAAGCAGAATTAGAAGAACTAAAACCGGAA TATGAAGAAATGAAACGTGTTGAAGAGGAATGTACGCGtgaattacaattaaaagagCAAAAACGGAAAGAATTATATGCCAAGCAGGGTCGTGGTAGTCAATTTACTAGCAGG GATGAAAGAGATAAATGGATACAAAATGAGCTTAAACAACTTACCAAACAAATTAAAGATAAGGAAGAacatgaaagaaaaatcagcGAGGACTTAAAACGAGATGCAGAAAAACAAATtactttagaaaaaaaaatcgaagaacACACACGCGAAATGGAACAGCAACGAACTTCGATAGACGAgcacaataaacaatattaCGAACTTACCAAAGCAAAGGATCAGTGTCAAGCTACTCGAAAAGAACA ATATCGACAAGAGAGTGTATTACAACTCAATTTATCTGGACTAAAAGAAGATTTGGCCAAGGCAGATCAAAGCTTACGATCTATGGCGGGAAAACCTATTTTAAATGGTCGAGATAGCGTGCGGAAAGTGTTGGATACATTTCG AACTCGTAAAGATATGGCCCATGAGGTAAGTAGTTATTATGGGCCTgtgattgaaaattttagttgCGACAAGAGTGTTTATATGGCTGTAGAAGTGACTGCaggaaatcgtttatttcatCATATTGTCGAAACTGACAAATTtggaacaaaaattttaaaagaaatgaataatCAGCGTCTTCCGGGGGAAGTAACATTTATGCCTTTAAATCGACTCCATGTAAAAGATATAGATTATCCAGAAACCGGTGATGCCATACCTATGATATCACAGTTAAACTATGATCAGAAGTATGATAAAGCTATGAg gtatatatttggaaaaacATTAATCTGTCGTAATTTAGAGGCCGCTACAAATTTGGCTCGTACCTCGGGTTTGGATTGTGTGACTCTTGAAGGTGATCAAGTATCGTCAAAAGGATCTTTAACGGGCGGATACTTTAATACACTAAGATCCCGGTTAGAAATACAGAAAACTAGATCGGAGTTAATAGCTCAAATTTCATCTCTCGAATCTCAGTTTTCTACTCTTAAAGAAgaaatcagaaaagcagaccaAAATATCAGTTCTTATGTTAGTGAAATGCAAAGGACTGAAACTAAAAATAGTAAAGCTAA agACGTATACGATAAAATGAAAGCAGAAATACGACTTATGAAGGAAGAATTAAGTGCAATAGAAAGATACCGCACACCGAAAGAAAGGAGTCTAGCGCAGTGTACATCGAGTTTAGAAGCAATGCGTGCAACGAAAGAAGGCTTGGAAAGTGAATTACATCAAGAACTCATGGCACAATTGTCTGTTGCTGATCAACGTCAAGTCGATACATTAAATGATGACATAAGGCGGTTAACAAAAGATAACAAAGAAGCATTCGCTAAGCGAATGCGATTAGAAgctgagaaaaataaattggaaaatctgTTAACCAATAATTTGGTTAGAAGAAAAGACGAATTGGTTCAGGCATTACAAGAGATATCAGTAGAGGATCGACAACGTCAATTAGAATCATCAAAAGCACAACTAGGGGATATTGAAAAAAGATTAGTGAAAGTAAATGCAGATTTTAAAGCTCAGAATGAAAGAGTAACTAATGCTATAAAGaag CAAAAAGCGGAATCTGCAGAGGTCGAAAAGTGGAAAGCCAGGGAGAAAGAAGCACAGGAAAAGATAGAAGCAGATGCTAAGGATCTAGAGAAACTAGCCAGTAAATTGAACATTTTACAACAGAAAATAGTAGAATGTACACAAAAAATTACCGAACTTGGTGCATTACCTAGTCAAGAAGTATATTCCAAATTTAGTACTCTGACTACTAAACAGTTATTTAAGGAAATGGAAAAAGCAAATAATCATTTAAAGAAATACAG tcatgtaaataaaaaagcgTTAGATCAGTTCATGTCGTTTAGTGATCAGAAAGAGAAAttggtaaaaagaaaagaagaattagATAGAGgtgatgaaaaaattaaagagcTAATGTCAGTACTTGAACAACGTAAATGCGAAGCAATTCAATTTACATTCAAACAA gtaagtaaatactttagcGAAGTGTTCAAAAAGCTTGTACCATCAGGTCATGCTCAGTTAGTTATGAAAACAGCAGATGGTGACGAAGGAGACGATACGACAACAGAAGCAGCTGATTCTGATAGATTTATCGGTGTTG GCATACGAGTATCTTTCACTGGTCATAGAGCCGAAATGAGAGAAATGAATCAATTGTCTGGAGGTCAAAAATCACTTGTAGCATTAGCATTGATATTTGCTATCCAAAAATGTGACCCAGCGCCATTTTACTTATTTGATGAAATTGATCAAGCACTAGATGCGCAACACAGAAAAGCTGTAGCGGATATGATCCATGAACTTAGTTCCGATGCACAATTTATCACAACAACCTTTAG aCCAGAATTGCTGCAACACGCGAACAAATTTTATGGTGTCAAATTcagaaataaagtttctcACGTTGTATGTGTAACACGAGAAGAAGCAGCAGATTTTGTAGAAGACGATACAACCCACggttaa